AGGCCAGAGTGTGGAAAGCTCTTAGGACACCATATTATCACCGCCAGCCAGACCAGCAAGAATTCACAGGGATTTGTCCTGTGGAACATCTCCAGCCCCAATCCTGACCAACGGCGAGGTGAATTCTCTGACGCAAAGCCACATCCATCCAGCACCGCTGCTGCATCCCGGCTGGTATCGTGGGTCTTATCCTTCCAAAAAGGATTATTAGGGAGAATACAACCAGTGTCCAGCAAAATAAGGAACACAACAACATCTGTTTATTTAAACCAAAGAGACTCCTACATTCTCCAAAGATACTACTTTTTCATTGATTCCACTTAAATCATAGGAAATTTTCTGAAAGGTTGGGACTTCTAGTGCTGTGGTTCCTGCAGGGAAACAGAGAAACTATCCACAGCTCCTCAGTGGAAATGTAAAAGCATCCCACTTTGTTGGATACGCTGACCCAAGCAGCCACCGGCGGGCTCAACGCCTGCTTAACTACCTTCCCATTCCTCAGAAGAGTAATTCCCAGCTCGTGCATCAAAATGCAGCCAAAGCAGATTTCCACTTCGGTCTCCCCATCTCCTAGCTAACATCATCTTTCCAAGAGAGACAGGCCAGCACAGCAAGACGAGCTATAGATAAGCCTATAGGTGGCACCCTTGGCCTGACACAACACTGAAGGACCATGAAGGCTAGTCCTCCTCTCCCTTAGAGCAGAGAGGCCCATGTCAGTTAAGAAACCCGTTAAAATCACTAATTTCACAAAGCATTTTCAATGAACATTTTCGATTTTATTGTCAACACACTTAAAAACGGAAACCTATGTTCAAAACAATCATTTCTGAGaatactgaaatacaaaatatttcacacagtTTGTTATTGTAACACAAACAGAACCGAGACGTAGAATGTGCCGATGTGTGTTATGTGTGCTCCAAGTCACAAGTTTAAGAACTGTACCACCACAGAATTGTCACACAGGCTTGGAAAGTGAGCACTTGACTGTTTTTAAGTATCACCTTTGCATTTCTAGTATCACACATTTACTTGGAAACTTCTTAGCAGTGGACAGAGAACATGATGATTTTGTCTTCAAGGTTTGTTTTGAAAGCACCATGACAACAGACTGTTCAAACTACTTCCGTACAGAGGGAAGTCTAAACAGAGACAATTATTGCAGTTATGGCTTTTTAGGGGTAATGTTTACTATTATCTATGACAGGTTTGTGAATATACAATAACAAGCAAAATCAGTATTTCCGGGTAGTTCCTCCTGGAAAGCAAAACCAGTGTTGCCCATTTTAAATTTGTTCCTTTTATACTAAAGAAAGCAAACTCTTATATTCTATACAAAATGTATGTGCTTGGCCAGGCACTGACCAGCATCCCCTTCTTCTAGACTCTGCAAAACTAAACTaacccaaacacacaaaactTCCTTAGTGGTTAGCAGCAAAGAAGTTCTGCCAACTTTACACAATAAATAGATTTCtgcttaatttaaatttatttccaaaagaGTGACTTGACTAAATGAGTTGTATCGGACAGTGACACACATATCACGCTCCATCACCAAGACCCTAAGCTTagtcagagagggagagaggaatgGAGCAAAGGGAGAGGAATGTCTGTTCTAAAACGACTGAAAGATTTATGCTGcactttgcttttctcttaaaGGTCCCAAAGAAAAGTCTTCTAAAGCTACCTCAAGGTTACTTCTCACACAAGCGACTCGGTTCAAAATTCAATTCCGAACAGCatcttttcctgaaaaactgaGACATCCCTGCAGTCCGACACTTGATGACATTCCTGCCTTGTAACACCACATCTTTGCCACTCTCCTCCCCTCATCGTTTGCTTGATCGCTTTTCATGCTTATCCTTTGTGTGCTGGTTCCTGTTTCGGTGTCTCGGAGGAGAGTAGCTGACTCTCCTCCTGGACTGAAAGCTGGGTGTATATGGGTGAATTCTGcgtttctttggtttttcttctttcctgcttttgtttGGCTCAGGCTCCTTACCGTCTTCTTTTTGCTCACGTTCTTGGTCTTGTTCTTTTTGAGACGGTAATGTGTTTTTGATGGTATTAATAAGAAATCTTTTATTTGTACCAGCAAGAGGACATTTCAACCTGTAAAGACATTGGAAAGTGATCAAAAGACAAGATAAAAACATCCTGAGACAAGTCTGAGATTTTACCTTCAATACTTTTAAGACAGGTTTGTGCTTTTGGCTTTCCTTGCATGCCACCTAGTGTAAACTCTCAGTACAGAAAGATATGCTCAAGGTTGTCTTCATTCTCCTTTTATCTTACTCTTTAtaggatgaaaattattttacttcaatACAGTGAAAATCCACATGATTTTCACAAGGTAGCGTGTGCAGGGGGAAGCAGAGGATGCCAATATATTTTAAGGTTGACAGCACTTAACTTAGGTATTCAGGAATCAAGTATTTAGTTAAATTGGAATGGTTTACAAGATCACAAGCTACTAAAGTCAGTGTTATTTAATGAACCAGgatattttgaaagtaaaagaTACACTTGCATGAACCCAAACAGTTGCAGTAATAAAACAGACACGAGGCATAtggattttaatttatatttggcAACCATcaaacaaagtattttatttgtttttcttaaaagaaaggatACTTATCCAACTCTCTTCCATTGCTTCTGACTTCCTCCTCTTGCAGCTTAACATTTTTGCACATAATTTATCAGATAGTTTTAGTAAACCAGTACTCTACATTTTACTTATCTTGTTGGTATCAGTTGTACGCTACTTATTCCCGATTTATCATCTCTTAAAGAATggtatgagaaaaaaaacaagttcgAATATATTTCTGCAATTTATCCTGACAACATTTTTGAGTCCGCGTGCTAACGGAGAAGTTACGGGATTACTctgaaaaagcagagctgctggagaTCACAGTGCCAATTACTGACTCAATTATGGAGTCAAAGAATCCTAACACCACGACGTTAAGATCATCTATTCTACCTGAATATTTTGTGTGAGTGTAGAAACTACTCTGACCATTTAAAAACCTTTGACACCTCTGAATAATCAGAGGTATCAGAACAAGAAAACTGTAACGAAGATTGTGTCTGATTACTTCACACACTCCATGGCTTTTAACTGGACATAGCATTTACTGTGGTGTTTGCTTCAGGTCTGCCTACTAAGCATTACTGATAATTGTTCTTGTCCTCAATTCTCAAAGAACTTATCAGAATCATTTTAGAATTATAAATTAAACAGCCACATTGTTTATTTCCACTGGGCATTTCTTGACACATTTCTACAGCACCGCTAGTTTTAGAGTTTTCTAAACTTTCTGCATATAAATCTACACTGTTTTGTTCAAACcttggttcaaaaaaaaaaattaaaaaaaagaggtttagATCTATAGCTGTTTCGTAAACTAGGGAGACAGTATTTATCCATTAACTTTATTACTGAATAAAAATACATGGGTAATATATGTCAGTAGAATAGGGTTTCTACTTCAAGCTACATCAGCTCTGAACATGGTGAACACACCATGGCACAGGTTACACTCAAGATGTAACACAAACCAGCCAACATTTAAGTCCTCTGTATGTCTTACGCCAGCATTAAACTGTTGCACCTCAACATTTCCTGCCAAGGAGGGCAGCTTTCTCTAGGCTGCATCCAGGCAAAAactatttcacatttttctccttcctcttgctTTTTTGCAAGAGCTAATGCATTGATTAAGCACTAATACATATAGCACCAGAATGAGACAATCCGCCCTACATAAATTCACCTTGAtgaagtatttctttctttttggcactATGAGTGCTGCCTGAGCTATACTaagaaagaaaactgatgaaaaatgcaGGGCTTCAGCGTCAGCTAAGAGATACCATTAGTCGACCATCATACAGTGATAAAAGCGAGCCACCGGGCTTTCACGGAGCAGTAGTAAGTTAAAGCCCTGAAAAGAAACCTCAGTCCTTAGTTTTAGTGACCTCAGacttcaaaaaaagcaaattctgccTTAAAGTCTTAAAGGAAATGAGAGGTATGGCACATGCTACAttacacatgcgcacacacaagCCGTAATATTTACGTACATCCATGGTATATATGGAACTGAACTGTGAAGATGAATCGTGAACTGTATTAATCCACTGATAAAGATCCTTGAGAGCATTCCTAATGGTGAGAAAACTATAGAATACTTCTACAGCTGACCTCCCTGAAGACAAGCCTTTGGCTTGCTGTAGGTCTGATCCCACAATGCTCAATTCAACGACAGCTTTCCCCTCAATGGAAGTTCTGAAGGGCTGGGAGGGAAGCTCAGACTGTGCAAGGTGGAACACAATACTGGTTTGTTGGtgctttttcaaaaagaaaaccaaaacatgttaaaagaacattaaaGTTCCGAACTGTAGCATGCCTGCAGGCATGACCAAAGCAAGCACACAACATGCAATTCTGGAGCAGTCTTGTCTACAAAACAGACTCCAGTTCCATAGCAATGCATTCACTCAGTGTAAGTGTTCACTTTTTTGCTTTGCATGCTCCAATAAGCTAAACCAAGCTATTCTTAGCTGTAGAACCTCATCGCCCTCCACAGATAAGTCCCGCCCACCCCAAAATCTCTCCACTATGCAAGGATAAAGTGTCAACCCTGCATTTCGAGcaagaaaaacagattaaatcaGTTATTGCAAACATAGGTCAAATCTTAACTCTACTTTTGACATTTAAAGGCAACTTCTGTGCAATAACACAGAATTTCTAGCCAATACCTGTCATCAAGTAGCAGCGCAGTTCAGTACAGAAGTGTACCATACAAGCTCTTAACAGTAAAACAAGCTGACACCACTTAAGACACAAGGGTACAGTGCCATGTGCCACAGTCTTTTCTTCGCTGCGTAACTGGACACATCATACAGGCTTGGCACAGCCAGCCTCAGCATACAGCGCAAATCCGATCTTTCCAGGAAACAGAGTTCATTATGCATGAACTTACAAGTTCATTCCTACCACTTCCAAACTGGCATGGAAAATACAGTACTTAACAGAAGAGtgactgaagaaggaaaaaaaaaaaaaaaaaaagaaaaaggcagctaGAGGTTGTTTTGCCAAACCAACTAATCCAGGCTCCTGTCCTTGCACAGGAGATCTCACAAAAGAGGATTCCTGGGATGACACCGCAAACTTTTATGTATGGTCTTGGCAGCTGGCAGGACTTTGGATGGGAACCTGTGCTCTGATGACAAGATTTTAACACATTTCCTCTGCAACTTCTGTCTGTACCCTGTTTCTTCTCCTCATCACACTCAAATGAAAGCGATATAGTGGGATCACATTGCAGTGCTTCTGCACAGTCATGCAAACCCATTCAAAGACAAGATGTGATACATTTCGCAGTTCCAGGGCACTCAAACTCTTTGTCCTCATCTTCATTATTTTGTATTCTGCAGTACTTCTGACTAAGAGATTTGATATTGAGCAGAAAGTTATATATAGGAATGAAAGCAATTTTA
Above is a window of Larus michahellis chromosome 1, bLarMic1.1, whole genome shotgun sequence DNA encoding:
- the POLR1D gene encoding protein POLR1D isoform X2, which translates into the protein MEEDPELERKAVEELLKEAKRGRTRAETMGAMGWLKCPLAGTNKRFLINTIKNTLPSQKEQDQEREQKEDGKEPEPNKSRKEEKPKKRRIHPYTPSFQSRRRVSYSPPRHRNRNQHTKDKHEKRSSKR
- the POLR1D gene encoding protein POLR1D isoform X3, with product MGAMGWLKCPLAGTNKRFLINTIKNTLPSQKEQDQEREQKEDGKEPEPNKSRKEEKPKKRRIHPYTPSFQSRRRVSYSPPRHRNRNQHTKDKHEKRSSKR
- the POLR1D gene encoding protein POLR1D isoform X1 translates to MEEDPELERLWKSYLKRQNVGEPELKQWELWVGVFHEDFWDFLSPLSEESWRRDAQTLETSSVRPSVLHWHWIVEATRPMKKRFVLPPVLGLKCPLAGTNKRFLINTIKNTLPSQKEQDQEREQKEDGKEPEPNKSRKEEKPKKRRIHPYTPSFQSRRRVSYSPPRHRNRNQHTKDKHEKRSSKR